Proteins encoded together in one Tripterygium wilfordii isolate XIE 37 chromosome 14, ASM1340144v1, whole genome shotgun sequence window:
- the LOC120015754 gene encoding heat stress transcription factor A-4c-like — MEESQGSSNSLPPFLTKTYEMVDDPATNSVVSWSQSNKSFIVWNPPEFARDLLPRYFKHNNFSSFIRQLNTYGFRKIDPEQWEFANDDFIRGQPHLMKNIHRRKPVHSHSLQNLHGQEFLSSQVTDSERQGFKDGILRLKQEKEMLISELQTNEQERKELERQVQILMERWRQMEQKQKNLVSFLAQALEKPGLSLDLVPQSESHDRKRRLTRICYFYDEASEENHMGSSQAVPRENADATTIVASNVEGLEHMESSLLFWENTVRDVSQIHAHLNSDHLDLDESTSCAETPALSLVPLNVECRTKSPGIDVNSEPVVPAAPELVALKEQAGGTSAPVTTGANDVFWEQFLTENPGSTDSQEAQANKNGDDGRKNESMPSDHGRFWWNVNSINNLAEQMGHLTPAEKT, encoded by the exons ATGGAAGAGTCTCAGGGCAGTTCAAACTCGCTGCCTCCTTTCCTTACAAAGACGTATGAGATGGTAGATGATCCGGCGACAAATTCAGTTGTCTCATGGAGTCAGAGTAATAAAAGCTTTATTGTGTGGAACCCTCCAGAGTTTGCTAGGGATTTACTACCGAGATACTTCAAGCACAATAACTTCTCCAGCTTCATTAGGCAGCTCAATACTTAT GGTTTTAGAAAAATTGATCCGGAGCAATGGGAATTTGCAAATGATGATTTCATAAGAGGTCAGCCACATCTTATGAAGAACATCCATAGGCGAAAACCGGTTCATAGCCATTCCTTGCAGAATCTCCATGGTCAAGAATTTCTGTCCTCTCAAGTAACTGATTCTGAAAGGCAGGGTTTTAAGGACGGAATTCTTAGGCTCAAACAGGAAAAAGAAATGCTCATTTCTGAGTTACAGACAAATGAACAAGAGCGGAAAGAACTTGAGCGGCAAGTTCAGATTTTGATGGAGCGCTGGAGGCAAATGGAACAAAAGCAGAAAaatttggtttcttttcttGCCCAAGCGTTGGAGAAACCAGGGCTTTCCTTAGATCTTGTTCCACAATCCGAAAGTCATGACAGAAAGAGGAGATTAACCAGAATTTGTTACTTTTATGATGAAGCCAGCGAGGAGAATCATATGGGGAGTTCCCAAGCAGTACCTAGAGAAAATGCAGATGCTACTACTATCGTGGCATCAAATGTGGAGGGGTTAGAGCATATGGAGTCATCCTTGCTGTTTTGGGAGAATACTGTACGAGATGTATCCCAAATCCATGCTCACTTGAATTCTGACCACCTTGATTTGGACGAATCTACAAGTTGTGCTGAGACCCCTGCTTTGTCTCTTGTGCCTCTTAATGTTGAATGTCGGACTAAATCACCTGGGATTGACGTGAATTCTGAGCCTGTTGTCCCAGCTGCTCCAGAGCTTGTTGCCTTGAAAGAACAAGCTGGTGGGACTTCAGCTCCTGTGACTACGGGGGCGAACGATGTCTTCTGGGAGCAATTTCTGACGGAGAATCCTGGCTCGACTGATAGTCAGGAAGCTCAAGCAAATAAAAACGGTGATGATGGGAGAAAGAACGAAAGCATGCCTAGTGATCATGGAAGATTTTGGTGGAACGTAAATAGTATAAATAATCTTGCTGAGCAGATGGGACATCTTACTCCTGCAGAGAAAACgtga